In Rutidosis leptorrhynchoides isolate AG116_Rl617_1_P2 chromosome 2, CSIRO_AGI_Rlap_v1, whole genome shotgun sequence, one genomic interval encodes:
- the LOC139888388 gene encoding uncharacterized protein: MSNIGIDSGIVVAVQANAQKRGRKRKSARMYQNWQLAPISFPKMQSDDFSEMPIVVSCKIAETRITIMKVHVDNHNSVDIVYEQCFIQLPESIRATLQPTAASLTGFAGKSSLPMGILPLDVELVDENDDGLVRQARLDFYVMRTSSRYNMLLGRTALGKFGIVPSTIHGMIKFATHKGVATKSSMSILPICAAVNVKSAGQETADVADNMVMINPAYPEQKIKVGCNVSVDTRKQIVQLLVQYMDVFAWCKNDITGVPRHIAEHKLNVNPALKPVVQKRGGMAPDHVKWLCEEVTKLVRAGIL; this comes from the coding sequence ATGAGCAATATCGGAATTGATAGTGGTATTGTTGTTGCTGTGCAAGCAAATGCCCAAAAAAGAGGAAGAAAGCGAAAGTCGGCAAGAATGTATCAAAATTGGCAGCTAGCGCCAATTAGTTTTCCAAAAATGCAAAGTGatgatttctctgaaatgccgatagtagTATCGTGCAAAATCGCGGAAACTAGAATCACAatcatgaaagttcatgttgataatcATAATAGCGTTGATATTGTTTATGAACAATGTTTTATTCAACTGCCGGAGAGTATTAGAGCAACTTTACAACCAACTGCAGCTTCGCTAACCGGTTTTGCGGGCAAATCCTCATTACCTATGGGCATTTTGCCCTTAGATGTTGAGcttgttgatgaaaatgatgatggttTAGTGCGCCAAGCACggctagatttctatgttatgcgCACCTCATCTCGCTATAACATGTTGTTGGGCAGAACTGCCTTAGGTAAATTCGGAATTGTCCCATCTAcgattcatggcatgattaaattcGCAACGCATAAAGGTGTCGCGACAAAAAGTTCAATGAGCATCTTGCCCATCTGTGCGGCTGTTAATGTAAAAAGTGCAGGGCAAGAAACCGCTGATGTCGCGGACAACATGGTCATGATTAATCCTGCATATCCCGAGCAAAAAATTAAAGTGGGATGCAATGTTAGTGTGGATACTCGGAAACAAATTGTGCAGCTACTTGTACAGtacatggatgtttttgcttggtgtaaAAATGATATAACTGGTGTTCCGCGCCATATTGCGGAACACAAACTTAATGTAAATCCCGCATTAAA